A single region of the Glycine max cultivar Williams 82 chromosome 20, Glycine_max_v4.0, whole genome shotgun sequence genome encodes:
- the LOC100805786 gene encoding transketolase, chloroplastic yields MASTSSLHLSQALLARAVYLHGSSSDRVSLSFPSFSGLKSHSPCKAAATSSRRRGACASTSVVRAAAVETLDQTTEVSLVEKSVNTIRFLAIDAVEKANSGHPGLPMGCAPMGHILYDEVMRYNPKNPTWFNRDRFILSAGHGCMLQYALLHLAGYDSVLEEDLKEFRQWGSRTPGHPENFETVGIEVTTGPLGQGIANAVGLALAEKHLAARFNKPDNEIVDHYTYVILGDGCQMEGISNEACSLAGHWGLGKLIALYDDNHISIDGDTEIAFTENVDQRFEALGWHVIWVKNGNTGYDEIRAAIKEAKAVKDKPTMIKVTTTIGFGSPNKANSYSVHGSALGTKEVDATRKNLGWPYEPFHVPEDVKKHWSRHTPEGAKLEAEWNAKFAEYEKKYSEEAAELKAIITGELPAGWEKALPTYTPESPADATRNLSQQNLNALVKVLPGLLGGSADLASSNMTLLKSYGDFQKNTPEERNVRFGVREHGMGAICNGIALHSPGFIPYCATFFVFTDYMRAAIRISALCEAGVIYVMTHDSIGLGEDGPTHQPIEHLASFRAMPNTLMLRPADGNETAGSYKVAVVNRKRPSILALSRQKLTQLPGTSIEGVEKGGYIISDNSSGNKPDVILIGTGSELEIAAAAAEDLRKEGKAVRVVSFVSWELFDEQSDEYKESVLPASVTVRVSIEAGSTFGWQKIVGSQGKAIGIDRFGASAPAGKIYKEFGITKEAVIAAAKELS; encoded by the exons ATGGCATCCACATCCTCTCTGCATCTATCTCAGGCCCTTCTGGCACGTGCTGTGTACCTTCATGGCTCTTCTTCTGACCGTGTCTCACTCTCCTTCCCATCATTCTCTGGCCTCAAGTCACATTCTCCATGCAAAGCAGCAGCCACGTCCTCACGTAGAAGGGGTGCTTGCGCTTCCACCAGCGTTGTTCGAGCCGCTGCGGTTGAGACACTGGACCAGACCACTGAGGTTTCTCTGGTGGAGAAATCCGTCAACACCATTCGGTTTTTGGCCATTGATGCTGTTGAGAAGGCCAACTCTGGTCACCCTGGTCTCCCCATGGGGTGTGCTCCAATGGGTCACATTCTCTACGATGAGGTCATGAGGTACAATCCCAAGAATCCCACTTGGTTCAACCGTGACCGTTTCATTCTCTCTGCTGGACATGGCTGCATGCTCCAATATGCTCTCCTTCACCTTGCAGGCTATGACAGTGTTCTG GAAGAAGACCTGAAGGAATTCCGACAATGGGGGAGCAGGACTCCTGGACATCCTGAGAACTTTGAGACAGTTGGAATTGAAGTGACTACAG GTCCTCTTGGTCAGGGCATTGCCAATGCTGTTGGGTTAGCACTAGCTGAGAAACACTTGGCTGCACGATTTAACAAGCCTGACAATGAGATTGTTGACCATTACAC ATATGTTATATTGGGTGATGGTTGTCAAATGGAGGGAATTTCAAATGAAGCATGCTCACTTGCCGGTCACTGGGGTCTAGGGAAGCTTATTGCTTTATATGATGACAACCACATTTCCATTGATGGGGACACTGAGATTGCATTCACTGAGAATGTTGATCAACGTTTTGAGGCACTTGGGTGGCATGTAATTTGGGTGAAGAATGGAAATACTGGATATGATGAAATTCGTGCAGCCATTAAGGAAGCAAAGGCTGTCAAAGACAAACCCACTATGATCAAG GTAACCACTACCATTGGATTTGGTTCTCCAAACAAGGCTAACTCCTACAGTGTTCATGGAAGTGCATTAGGTACTAAAGAAGTGGATGCTACAAGGAAGAATCTTGGATGGCCATACGAGCCTTTCCATGTGCCAGAAGATGTTAAAAA GCATTGGAGTCGCCATACCCCTGAGGGTGCTAAACTTGAAGCTGAGTGGAATGCCAAGTTTGCAGAATATGAGAAGAAATACAGTGAGGAAGCTGCAGAGCTGAAGGCTATTATTACTGGTGAATTACCAGCTGGTTGGGAGAAAGCACTTCCG ACATACACTCCAGAAAGCCCTGCTGATGCTACAAGAAATCTGTCTCAGCAAAATCTAAATGCCCTTGTTAAGGTTCTTCCTGGTCTACTTGGTGGCAGTGCAGATCTTGCCTCTTCCAACATGACCTTGTTGAAATCATACGGAGATTTCCAAAAGAATACTCCCGAAGAGCGCAATGTTAGATTTGGTGTTAGAGAACATGGAATGGGAGCAATCTGTAATGGTATTGCTCTTCATAGCCCCGGATTCATTCCATACTGTGCAACTTTCTTTGTCTTCACTGACTACATGAGAGCTGCCATAAGGATTTCTGCACTGTGTGAAGCTGGAGTTATTTATGTGATGACTCATGATTCGATTGGACTTGGAGAGGATGGACCAACTCATCAGCCAATAGAGCACTTGGCAAGCTTCAGGGCAATGCCAAACACTTTGATGCTTCGTCCAGCTGATGGTAATGAAACTGCTGGATCATACAAAGTTGCTGTGGTTAACAGGAAGAGACCCTCAATTCTTGCACTTTCTAGGCAAAAGTTGACCCAACTTCCAGGAACTTCTATTGAGGGAGTTGAAAAGGGTGGCTACATTATTTCAGACAACTCGTCAGGTAACAAGCCTGATGTTATTTTGATTGGAACTGGTTCTGAGTTGGAaattgctgctgctgctgctgaggATCtaaggaaggaaggaaaagcTGTTAGAGTTGTTTCTTTTGTTAGCTGGGAACTTTTTGATGAGCAGTCAGATGAATACAAAGAGAGTGTTCTCCCTGCTTCGGTAACAGTTAGAGTTAGCATTGAGGCAGGATCAACATTTGGTTGGCAAAAGATTGTTGGAAGCCAAGGAAAGGCCATAGGCATTGATCGATTTGGAGCAAGTGCTCCAGCAGGAAAAATATACAAGGAGTTTGGTATCACCAAGGAAGCTGTTATTGCTGCTGCCAAAGAACTTTCGTAG
- the LOC100805966 gene encoding protein trichome birefringence produces the protein MVDSPVLSPSPSVLRNRLLTRTDSMRFFSSRGVMSFAYGFTLASILFMLFFVLNPSSYQQLSPRLRNAFQSSRGSHFSNVFAHIFPNSPSSSHDSFHHPSSNSREEFSDHRLGSASSPSQISRKEGSGLIPKDSQSEEHRIQAPQQEPSLTAWSPSPTASPNEQQDWMDMWKNCDMYEGSWVRDDSYPLYNAGSCPYIDEPFNCFRNGKRENMYEKYRWQPKNCNVPRFKANEMLEMLRGKRLVFVGDSLNRNMWESLVCVLRNSVKDKSRLFEASGREEFRTEGSYSFIFQDYNCSVEFFRSVFLVQEWEIPDQKGSTKETLRLDLLERSCDKYKDADVLIFNTGHWWTHEKRIEGKGYYQEGDHIYGQMNVEEAFHKALLTWAQWIDSNVDPKKTTVFFRGYSPSHFRGGEWNSGGKCDNETEPMESESDLETPEMMMTIDSVIKKMKTPVFYLNITKMTYFRRDAHPSLFRNENMTEETKRYMLSHQDCSHWCLPGVPDLWNELVYAHLLYNLNRNKNNPPK, from the exons ATGGTGGATTCCCCGGTCCTTTCCCCCTCCCCCTCCGTATTGAGGAACCGGTTACTAACAAGAACTGACTCCATGCGCTTCTTTTCTTCGAGAGGAGTCATGAGTTTTGCTTACGGTTTCACGTTGGCTTCTATCTTGTTCATGCTCTTCTTCGTTCTTAATCCTTCTAGCTACCAACAATTATCTCCGAGGCTCAGAAATGCCTTCCAATCTTCACGTGGATCTCATTTCTCTAACGTCTTTGCTCACATTTTCCCCAACTCTCCTTCCTCTTCCCATGACAGCTTTCATCATCCAAGTTCCAATTCCCGTGAAGAATTTTCCGATCATAGGCTAGGGagtgcttcttctccttctcaaATTTCGAGAAAGGAAGGTTCTGGACTCATACCAAAGGATTCTCAAAGTGAGGAACATAGAATACAGGCACCACAGCAAGAACCTTCTCTCACTGCATGGTCACCGTCACCAACTGCTTCTCCAAATGAACAGCAAGATTGGATGGATATGTGGAAGAATTGTGATATGTATGAAGGTTCATGGGTTAGAGATGATTCATACCCACTTTACAATGCTGGCTCTTGTCCCTATATTGATGAGCCTTTCAACTGTTTCCGCAATGGTAAGCGTGAAAATATGTATGAGAAGTACCGCTGGCAGCCCAAGAATTGCAACGTGCCAAG GTTTAAAGCTAATGAAATGTTGGAGATGCTAAGAGGGAAACGTTTAGTTTTTGTTGGTGATTCCCTCAATAGGAATATGTGGGAATCTCTGGTTTGTGTTCTTAGAAATTCAGTGAAAGATAAGAGCAGATTGTTTGAAGCCTCTGGCAGAGAAGAATTTCGAACTGAGGGTTCGTACTCATTTATCTTCCAA GATTACAATTGCTCGGTTGAGTTCTTTCGTTCAGTGTTTCTTGTTCAAGAGTGGGAGATTCCAGACCAGAAGGGATCAACGAAAGAAACACTTCGTCTTGATTTGCTTGAGAGATCTTGTGATAAGTACAAAGATGCAGATGTTCTTATCTTCAACACAGGTCACTGGTGGACTCATGAGAAAAGAATAGAAGG GAAGGGATATTATCAAGAAGGAGATCATATCTATGGACAAATGAATGTTGAGGAGGCATTTCATAAAGCTTTGTTGACATGGGCACAGTGGATAGATTCCAATGTTGATCCTAAGAAAACTACAGTTTTCTTCAGGGGCTATTCTCCGTCTCACTTCAG GGGTGGAGAATGGAATTCAGGTGGTAAGTGTGACAATGAGACAGAACCAATGGAAAGTGAGTCTGACCTAGAAACTCCTGAAATGATGATGACTATTGACTCtgtaattaagaaaatgaaGACTCCAGTCTTCTATTTGAACATCACGAAAATGACTTATTTCAGGCGTGATGCTCACCCTTCCTTGTTCAGAAACGAGAATATGACAGAAGAGACAAAAAGATATATGCTCTCACACCAGGATTGTAGCCATTGGTGTCTTCCTGGTGTTCCTGATTTGTGGAATGAATTAGTGTATGCTCACCTTTtatataacttgaatagaaacaagaacaaccccccaaaataa